A stretch of Plodia interpunctella isolate USDA-ARS_2022_Savannah chromosome 15, ilPloInte3.2, whole genome shotgun sequence DNA encodes these proteins:
- the LOC128675763 gene encoding immunoglobulin superfamily member 3-like isoform X1, giving the protein MRKKKNMATKMLLSLLLHYVCVATTDNIPGSGVGTLPGVSGSEGVRQDRPYFDDVSPRNVSAVVGQAAVLRCRAKHIGNRTVSWMRKRDLHILTSHIFTYTGDARFSVLHPEPSDDWDLKIDYVQPRDAGVYECQINTEPKINMAIILSVEGEHESSQPATPAPPRSSAAAASIWGSQDVYVKKGSTISLTCSVNVHSSPPSSASVLWYHGNSVVDFDSPRGGISLETEKTEGGTTSKLLVTKAALTDSGNYTCVPNNAHPASVSVHVLNGEHPAAMQTSNRASSYLTSQISCALLTYLLSSAVCR; this is encoded by the exons GTGTGGGCACGCTGCCGGGAGTGAGCGGAAGCGAGGGCGTGCGTCAAGACCGCCCGTACTTTGATGATGTATCTCCGAGAAACGTCTCCGCGGTGGTCGGACAAGCAGCCGTGTTGAGATGCAGAGCGAAACATATAGGGAATAGAACT GTGTCCTGGATGCGAAAACGCGACCTGCACATCCTGACGTCACACATCTTCACGTACACCGGAGATGCAAGGTTCAGCGTCTTACATCCTGAACCCTCGGACGACTGGGACCTGAAGATAGACTACGTGCAGCCGCGAGACGCCGGCGTCTACGAGTGCCAGATTAATACTGAGCCCAAAATCAACATGGCGATCATACTCTCCGTTGAAGGTGAAC ATGAGTCCTCCCAACCCGCGACCCCGGCCCCGCCCCGTTCCTCAG CGGCGGCGGCAAGCATCTGGGGCTCGCAAGACGTGTATGTGAAGAAAGGCAGCACGATATCGCTGACGTGTTCAGTGAATGTCCATTCCTCGCCTCCTTCCAGCGCCTCCGTTTTATG GTACCACGGCAACTCAGTAGTGGACTTCGACTCGCCGCGAGGGGGCATCAGCCTCGAGACAGAGAAGACGGAAGGGGGCACCACCAGCAAACTACTGGTCACCAAAGCAGCTTTGACAGACTCCGGGAACTATACTTGTGTGCCCAACAATGCACACCCTGCCTCTGTATCCGTGCATGTGCTCAATG GTGAGCACCCGGCGGCGATGCAGACCAGCAACCGAGCTTCGTCCTACCTCACGTCCCAGATCAGCTGCGCTCTCCTCACCTACCTTCTCTCGTCTGCAGTCTGCAGATGA
- the LOC128675763 gene encoding hemicentin-1-like isoform X2 codes for MRKKKNMATKMLLSLLLHYVCVATTDNIPGSGVGTLPGVSGSEGVRQDRPYFDDVSPRNVSAVVGQAAVLRCRAKHIGNRTVSWMRKRDLHILTSHIFTYTGDARFSVLHPEPSDDWDLKIDYVQPRDAGVYECQINTEPKINMAIILSVEDESSQPATPAPPRSSAAAASIWGSQDVYVKKGSTISLTCSVNVHSSPPSSASVLWYHGNSVVDFDSPRGGISLETEKTEGGTTSKLLVTKAALTDSGNYTCVPNNAHPASVSVHVLNGEHPAAMQTSNRASSYLTSQISCALLTYLLSSAVCR; via the exons GTGTGGGCACGCTGCCGGGAGTGAGCGGAAGCGAGGGCGTGCGTCAAGACCGCCCGTACTTTGATGATGTATCTCCGAGAAACGTCTCCGCGGTGGTCGGACAAGCAGCCGTGTTGAGATGCAGAGCGAAACATATAGGGAATAGAACT GTGTCCTGGATGCGAAAACGCGACCTGCACATCCTGACGTCACACATCTTCACGTACACCGGAGATGCAAGGTTCAGCGTCTTACATCCTGAACCCTCGGACGACTGGGACCTGAAGATAGACTACGTGCAGCCGCGAGACGCCGGCGTCTACGAGTGCCAGATTAATACTGAGCCCAAAATCAACATGGCGATCATACTCTCCGTTGAAG ATGAGTCCTCCCAACCCGCGACCCCGGCCCCGCCCCGTTCCTCAG CGGCGGCGGCAAGCATCTGGGGCTCGCAAGACGTGTATGTGAAGAAAGGCAGCACGATATCGCTGACGTGTTCAGTGAATGTCCATTCCTCGCCTCCTTCCAGCGCCTCCGTTTTATG GTACCACGGCAACTCAGTAGTGGACTTCGACTCGCCGCGAGGGGGCATCAGCCTCGAGACAGAGAAGACGGAAGGGGGCACCACCAGCAAACTACTGGTCACCAAAGCAGCTTTGACAGACTCCGGGAACTATACTTGTGTGCCCAACAATGCACACCCTGCCTCTGTATCCGTGCATGTGCTCAATG GTGAGCACCCGGCGGCGATGCAGACCAGCAACCGAGCTTCGTCCTACCTCACGTCCCAGATCAGCTGCGCTCTCCTCACCTACCTTCTCTCGTCTGCAGTCTGCAGATGA
- the LOC128675762 gene encoding cytochrome P450 6B6-like, with amino-acid sequence MFLPIAILAVTILLYYYGTRKSKYWEKRGVKYDKPLPFVGNNLKGYLIQKSVTEVVVDTYWKYPHEKVVGFFRAVEPELVIRDPEIIKRILVTDFEHFYPRGINHKEVVEPLMRNLFFADGDLWRLLRQRMTPAFTSGKLKAMFPLIVDCADRLQKRALSESINAKTIDARDMMARYTTDFIGACGFGVNADSLSDEDSAFRKLGKDIFTPRVQDIIVAVLKEMFPDTFKHLKYLSRLEDEFKRFVTEVLRLRNYKPSGRNDFIDLMLECKAKGTIVGESIERRKKDGSPEIATVELDDTLIAAQVFVFFAAGFETSSSATSYTLHELAFHPEIQEKVQKEIDTVLAKHDNKLSYDAVKEMTYLEWTLKEGMRMLPSLGFLIRKSVRPYTFPELGMTIDADVQITIPVQALHNDPKYFDNPKEFRPERFNPEILTREQKDVYLPFGIGPRACIGERLGLMQSVAGLAAVLSKFTVSPAPNTIRSPKIDPTSDIVQTIKGGLPLQFRVRK; translated from the coding sequence ATGTTTCTTCCTATCGCAATATTAGCAGTAACAATCTTGCTGTACTATTATGGAACGCGAAAATCAAAATACTGGGAGAAACGGGGTGTCAAATATGATAAACCTTTACCGTTTGTTGGAAATAACCTCAAGGGATATCTTATCCAGAAAAGTGTCACGGAAGTAGTCGTAGACACATATTGGAAATATCCACATGAGAAAGTCGTGGGATTCTTTCGTGCAGTTGAACCAGAATTGGTGATAAGAGATCCCGAAATTATTAAACGTATTTTAGTGACTGATTTCGAACATTTCTACCCTCGTGGGATTAATCATAAGGAAGTAGTGGAACCTCTGATGAGAAATTTGTTCTTTGCGGATGGTGACCTGTGGCGGCTCTTACGGCAACGGATGACACCAGCCTTCACCAGCGGCAAGCTGAAAGCTATGTTTCCTTTGATCGTTGACTGCGCTGATAGACTACAAAAACGTGCCCTCTCTGAATCAATCAACGCGAAGACAATAGACGCCCGTGACATGATGGCTCGATATACGACTGACTTCATCGGAGCTTGTGGCTTTGGTGTTAATGCTGATTCACTCAGTGATGAAGATTCAGCCTTTAGAAAACTTGGCAAAGATATATTTACGCCTCGAGTCCAAGATATCATAGTAGCTGTATTGAAAGAAATGTTTCCGGATACTTTCAAAcacttgaaatatttatctcGACTTGAAGATGAGTTCAAGAGATTTGTGACTGAAGTTCTTCGTCTCAGAAACTACAAACCATCAGGAAGAAACGATTTTATCGATCTGATGTTGGAGTGTAAAGCAAAGGGTACTATTGTCGGTGAATCTATTGAACGGCGAAAGAAAGATGGATCCCCAGAAATCGCAACCGTTGAACTGGACGACACGCTGATTGCTGCTCAGGTATTTGTCTTCTTTGCAGCCGGTTTTGAGACTTCCTCTTCTGCTACCAGCTATACATTACACGAACTAGCTTTCCACCCAGaaatacaagaaaaagtaCAGAAAGAAATTGACACAGTTCTGGCTAAGCatgacaataaattaagttaTGATGCAGTCAAAGAGATGACTTATTTGGAATGGACGCTCAAAGAAGGCATGAGGATGTTGCCTTCTCTTGGATTTTTAATTCGCAAAAGTGTGAGGCCCTACACGTTTCCCGAGCTTGGAATGACGATTGACGCTGACGTGCAAATAACGATTCCAGTGCAGGCGCTGCATAATGATCCAAAGTACTTTGATAATCCCAAGGAATTTCGTCCAGAACGTTTTAATCCGGAAATATTGACCAGAGAACAGAAAGACGTGTACTTGCCATTTGGTATTGGGCCTCGCGCCTGCATTGGCGAGAGATTAGGGCTGATGCAATCAGTGGCTGGGCTGGCGGCTGTGTTGTCAAAGTTTACTGTATCACCGGCACCTAATACAATACGATCGCCAAAAATAGACCCAACCTCGGATATCGTTCAGACCATCAAAGGAGGTTTGCCGTTGCAATTCCGTGTGAGAAAGTAG